TCGGGAGCTGGAGGAGGACGAGGGACTGCGCGCTGCCGGAGCTGACCGCGATCTCTGCGCCAGACTTCCCGACGGGGCTCATCGTCTCCTGGGCGAGGGCGTCCGGGGCCGGCGCGGTGTTCTGCGCGCCGATGCCTTCGGACGGCTGCACCTCCGCCGGGGCGCGGGCTGCCTCGGGGAAAGCGGCGACCTCCTCGACGTCCATGGGCCCCTCGTCGTAAAGTTCGGAGTCCGAGACGCAACCGACGAGGGCGACGGGGACAACGAGGCTGCTGAGGATGAATGCGGTAGATTTCATGACGGGTTCTCTCCGGTCGGGGATCGATTGTTCGACTGACGATCCTTCCTCCTGAGCACGCTGAGCACGCAGCGTGCCGGTCCGGCGGGCGCGGATTTCCGGCGATCTCGAGGGGGCGCTCGTGGAGCGAGCGCCGGTACGGGAGCACGGCGACAGTCTTGCTAAAATGCTGGGCGCCTCTATGGAGGCTGTGGCCTGGAGGCCAAGACCTTCAGGCGCGGAGGCGTGCCCCTCCAGGGCGCCGCGCCGATGGTGCTGCCTGCACGCGAGCGCCGCGTGCTGTGCGCGAGCGCCGGGTGGATGGAGGACGCGCTGCGGTGGAGCGTGCCGTGCCGCCGCCGGGCGTCAGGCCGGCGGGAGCAGGGCGAGCAGCGCTCTGGCGGCAACCTTCTTGTCGAGGACAAGCACGCTCCGGATCAGTCTTGCGCTCCCCGTGAGCTTCTCACCCAGCGACTCGCCGGCGATCTCGAGCCGGCAGGCCAGGAGGCGCTGGGGGTAGCGGGAGAGGAGCGCGTCGCAGTCGCGATAGAAGCGGGTGCTGCCGTCGCTCGCGAGGAAGAGGATGCGCGACGCGCGTGCGTTCTGCGGGCTCTCCGGGGCCCTCCTGGCCGCGGCGTCCAGCCCCTTCTGCTCGCCGGCGAGCTTCTCGGCGATGAGCTCGAGGCCGTGGCAGGCGTGCTCGGCCGCGAGCGCGCCGCGGAGCTCCGCGGCCAGCGCGTCGGTCATCGGGAGCGTCGCCACCTGGTTTCGGCCGCTCTCCCACAAGAGACCCGCGTGCTTGGTGAGGAGATCGGACACCGCGTCATGGCGCGGATCGGCGACGAGATCTTTCGGCAGCTTGAGCACAGGCACCTCTGTGCGCACCCTACCAGACCCGGAGCGCGGCGACGACCGCGGCGGCGGCGAGCCTCCCGCACGCGGATCCGTCGGACCAGGCCGTCCCTTCCGTGGGCTCGCGCGCCCGGCATTCCGGAGCTTCCAGCGGGAACCCTAGCCGCGCGGGGATCTCCGTCGCCATCACGGGCTCAGTGTTGGGCCGACGATGATACCGATCATGGCACGGCAGAGGGGAACGGCCGGCTGCGCCTCGCGCTGCGCCTTGTACCGCCGGGCTTGCTGGCCTCGACGGCCCATCGTAAACTAGGATATGGCCGTTCAAGCCGTTACCGTGAACCTGCCCGAGCCGCTGTACGAGCGCCTGGCTCGCCGCGCGCAGAAAACGCAACGAACCGTCGAGGCCGAGCTCGTCGATGCGGTGGCAACCTCCCTCCCTGACGAACCCGACGAGCTGGCGGTCGACATGGCGGAGGCCATCGCCGCGCTGCACCTGCTAGGCGACGAGGATCTCTGGCGGGCCGCCAGGCAGAGCCTCGCCCCGGAGAAGGCAGCAGAACTAGAGGATCTGCACATCAAGCGCCAGAGCGAAGGGCTCTCCGCGTCGGACATCGAGGAGCTCGCGACGCTCATGAAGGAGTACACGCGGATCATGCTGGTTCGTTCCCGATCTGCCGCGCTGCTCAAGCAGCGAGGTCATGACGTCTCGGGGCTTCACCAAGGACATGAGCCGTAGCTACATCGGGAGGGCGCTGCGTGAGCAGGTCGCCAGTGAGGCGCGCCATCGCTGCGGCTATTGCCTGACATCAGCGCGTATAATCGGCACGCCGATGGAGATCGACCACATTATCCCTGAGTCGCTGGGCGGACCTACTGCCAGGGAAAACCTCTGGCTCGCATGCTCGATGTGCAACGATCACAAAGGCAATCGAATCGCTGCTCCCGACCCGCACACCGGGAAGTCGTGCGTCTCTTCGACCCACGACAACAGGTCTGGCTGGTTCATTTCGGCTGGAACACGGAGGGATCTCTGATCATCGGCAAGACGCCAACTGGCCGTGCTACGATCGCTGCGGTTCGCCTGAACCGCGCCGAGCTCGTGAAAGCCCGGCGAGGCTGGGTCATCGCGGGTTGGCATCCGCCCGAGGATTGAGCCATGAGGCCGCCCAACGAAATTGCGCTAAAACGCTATTTCGTTAGGCATCACATGGGCAGGGAGGATTCACATGTCTTCTACTGACACTCCCAAGTATTGGTTTCCCGCCAAGCACCACGGTTGGGGGTGGGGCCTGCCCTCTACATGGCAAGGCTGGGTCGTCCTCCTTATCTATTTCGTATTGGTCCTTGGTGGCATTCCTCTCGTTCACGCCACAAGGGGGACGGTTGTCTACTTCATTCACGTACTCGTCCTCACGGCGGCGCTCATCGCCATCTGCTGGCTCACGGGTGAACCTCCCCGCTGGCGGTGGGGAGGCGATGATGCCTGAACCGTCGCGGTGGATCCGGCGCGCCGGCCCCCTGGCTCCTTGATCGATAGGCTTCAACCGGGATCGTTTTCATGGCACCGATCATTCCCAATCCAGACAAGATAAAGAGCTTCCCCACCGAGGCGGCCTTCGAAGCCTGGCTGGCCGCGAACCACGCCCGCGAGACCGAGCTGTGGCTGAAGATTCACAAGAAGGACTCGGGCGTGCCGACGGTGACCTACGCGCAGGCGCTGGACGTGGCCCTGTGCTGGGGGTGGATCGACGGCATCCGGAAGTCCTTCGACGAGATCTCGTTTCTGCAGCGGTACACCCCTCGTAAGGCGAGGAGCGTCTGGAGCCAGATCAACAGGGATCACATCGCTCGGCTCACGACGGCCGGCCGCATGACCCCGCACGGCCAGCGGCACGTCGACGCCGCAAAGGCGGATGGCCGCTGGGAGGCCGCCTATGCCCCCATCCGCAGCGCGACCGAAGACACCCTTCCTGCGGACCTGCGCGCGGCCATCGAGGCGAACCCACGGGCGCGCAAGACGTTCCAGACCCTCGGACGCCAGAACCTCTTCGCGCTGGCGTTTCGCATGAACAACGTGAAGACGCCCGCCGGGCGCGCGAAGAAGATCGAGACGCTGGTGGCGATGCTGGCGCGCGGTGAGACCATCGTGCCGGAAGGGCGGCGCTGACCTCGGTCGGCGCGCGCGGCTCCCCTCCGATGAGCGTGCAACGTGTTGCCTACCTGGTCCTCCGATGCGCGGACCTCGAGCGCTCGCGGCGGTTCTACGAGGGCCTTGGCCTGCGATTGTCCCCGGAACAGCACGGCAGCGGAGCAAAGCACTACTCGTGCGATGTGGGAGGAATGATCCTCGAGCTCTATCCGCTCTCGGACAGGCCGACCTCCGGTCTCCGCCTGGGGCTCGTCGTCTCCGACCTCGCGCGGGTCCTGGAGTCGCTCAGAGCATCGGGCGCCGTCGTCGGCGCCGTCCGCGCCGTGGGCTCCGAAGGCAGCTCGCCCGTGACAGTCATCGATCCCGACGGCCATTGGATCGCCCTGGAACAAGAACGCTGAGCCGCTCCAGGGCAAAGCAGAGGAGCGAGCGCAGCACCTCATGAGCCGCTCCCGCCCGTCCTCCGCGGGCGACGAGGCACCTGTCGCGAACAGCGCGCGGAACTTGGCCCTCCCGCGCGCCGCCTGGCATCTCCGCGCGGTGCGATCGCGTCTCTTCCTCGCGCTCGCCGCCGCGATCGCCGTCGGGATCGCGCCGGCGACGGCATCTCCGGCGCCGCCGGGCGTCCGAAAGCTCCACGTAGAGGCCGGGGCGGTCCACGCCACGGTCGGCGCGTCGGGCAAGCAGGTGCGCCTCACGCTCGATCCCGAGCTTCAGCGCGCCGCCGAGCGCCTCCTCGCCCGCTCCGGCGCCCCGGAGGGCGCCATCGTCGCCTCCGACGTCCGCACCGGCCGCATCCTCGTGTGGGCGAGCCGCGGAGACCGGGACTACGTTGCCACCCCGCTCGCCCCCAGCGCGAGCCTCTTCAAGATCGTCACCGCGGCGGCGCTGCTCGAGGGCCGCAAGGTGAACATCGCCACGCCCGTCTGCTACACGGGCGGGATGAGCGCGATCACCGCGGCCGATCTGGAAGGCCGCGGCGCCACCTGCACCGTCTTCGGCGAGGCGCTCGGCCGCAGCATCAACGGCGTGTTCGCCCGCCTCGCAGGCCGGCACCTCACGGCCGACGACCTGCGCAACAAGGCGCGCGACCTCGGCTTCGACGGCGAGGTCCCCATCGACATCCCCGTCGCGCCGAGCACCGCCAACATCCCCGCCGGCGGGCTCGGTTTCGCCCGCGCCGCCGCGGGCTTCTGGAGCGGGCGGCTCAGCCCGCTCGGCGCCCTGTTCGCGATGCAGACGATCGCCAACGACGGCGAGCGCGTCCGCCTCTCGCTGCTCGCGCCGCCGGGCGCGCAGGACCGCGAGGACGCGGACGCCGTCACGCCGCGGAGCACCGACGGCCGCGGCCTCCGGACCGACGTCGCGCGCACCCTCCGATCGATGCTCGAGATCACGACGCGGCGGGGCACCTGCGCCAAGGCGTTCCGCAAGCCCGACGGCACCCGCGCCCTCGGCACCATGCCCGTCGCCGCCAAGACCGGCACGCTCGTCGGCGGCAGCCCGTCGCGGATGTTCTCGTGGTTCGCCTCGTTCGCGCCCTCGGATCGCCCCGAGATCGCGGTCTCCGTGATGCTGGCCAACGACATCGCGTGGCGCACCAAGGCGAACCTCGTGGGACGCGAGCTGCTCGAGATCTACTTCGGCCGGAGACGGCCGGGGCCCGTGGCGCGGCGGCGCTGACGGCCCTGACGGCCATCGACGCCGCGCACACGACGCGCCCGTGGCGCATCGCCTTCACCGATCACACGCGCAGCTGCTTCCGTGACGGCGCCCGCGCGTCAGGCGCAGCCCTTTGCTCGACCTGCATCACGCCTTGCGCTCCCCTCCCCGAGGATGTGACGCTCACGCGCCATGGCGAAGGTTACCGCACTCGGCATGGACACGATCACCGAGAAATCCGGTCATCAGATGACGGGGACGGCCGTGAGCGTGTGCCTCACGCCGGCCGCGCCGAGCCCGTTACCCATCCCCTACCCCACGATGGGCACCGTCGCGGAGGGGATCATCGACCCGTGCATGCGCACGAAGATCGAGGGCGCGAAGATCCTCACCGTCGGCGGCTGCATGAAGGCCTGCCACGGCAATGAGCCGGGCACGCTCAAGGAGGTCGTCAGCCTCAACACCGGCGGCCCCTGCTTCCCTTGGCTCGGCGCGCCGAACGTCATCATCGAGCTCGGCATGGCCGGCATCACCGGCAGCATGGGCCAGATGAACAAGAGCATCACCGTCGGCGCCGGCGCCAACGCGAGCGGCGCAGGCGGGGGCGGCGGCGGCGGAGGGGGCGGCGGCGGCGGCGCCGGAGGCCCGGGCGGCGGCAGCCCGCAAGGCGGCGGCAACGGCGGCGGAGGCGGCGGCGGCGGCAACAGCGGCGCCGCGCCGCCGAGCCCGCCTGCGCCGCCGGGCGCCGAGGGGCAGGCCAGCGGTGGGCACCCGGTCGATGTCGTGACCGGCACGATGTTCACCCATCCCACGATCGATTTCTCGATGCCGGGCTTCCTCTCGGCGCAGATGACCCGGAGATACCGCAGCTCTGCGGTGCGACACAAGGTCGGCCTCGGCTGGGGTTGGTCGCACGGATTCTCGTGGCAGGCCACGCGCGCCGGAGATCGCGTCGTCCTCGTCGATCCCGACTTCCGCGAGGTTCCCCTCGCGCTCCGAGGCGAGGACGAGGTCGTCGCGCTCGCGTTCGGCGTCCAGGTTCGCTTCGTCGGAGACGACATCGTGGTTGCGCTGAACGACGGCTATTTCCGCGTGCTGCGCCGCGCGGCAGGCTCCCCCGTCTACCGGCTCGCGGCGCTGCGGGACGAGACCGGAAATGCCATCGAGTGCGTCTGGGAGGCCGGAGAGCTGGTCGCGCTGCTCGACTCCGCCGGACGGCGCGCGACTTTGCGGCGCGACGGCTCCTACCGGAGCTGGATCCAGTCGGTCGACGGCGAGGACGGCAAGACGCACGAGCGACGCCTCGTCACGTACGAGATCGACGCGCGGGGCGATCTCGTGCGGGTCATCGACGCGGGCGGCGTCGAGACGAGCTATGCTTACGACGAACATCACTACCTCGTCAGCGAGAGCTTGCCGGACGGGACGGTCTATCGCTTCCTCTACGCCGACCACGCCGGGCAGCGTCGCTGTGTCGAGACCTGGGGCGAGTTGCAGGGAGGCGACATACTGGGCTCCCTCGGCGCGCGCTCCGCGGGCTCGCCTGTGCAGGCGAGAGGTCTCTTTCACGCTCGTTTCGACTACGGGCCTGGCCCCTTCGAGACGCGGATGATCGACGCGGCCGGCGGGGCGCACCGCTACCGGGGCAACGCTCTCGGGCTCGTGGAGGAGTACGTGGATCCGCGCGGCTATTCTTGGACCTACCGCTATGACCAGGCGGGCCGCCTGATCTCCACGAGCGACGGCGGGGGTCGCCTCGAGCGACGCAGCTTCGACCTGCACGGCCGCATGCTCGGCCTCACCAGGCCAGACGGCGCGCGGTGGGCCTGGAAACGAGACGACGAGCAGAGCAAGGTCGTCAGCGTCGACGCCGCTGGCAAGCGGGAGATCGAGACGACGTGCGGCACGCGGACGGTGGAGCACCAGGACGCCCGCGGGCGCATCACCCGCTTCGCCTACGATGCCCACGGGTTGCTGCGCGACATCGCCTATCCCGACGGCACGGTGGAGACGCGCTCGTACGATGCTCACGGCAACATAAGCGAGCATACCTTCGAGGATGGCAGCCGGGCGCGGTACACGTTCGATCTCTTCGGTCGCCCCGTGTGGATCAGGACGCCGCACGGAGCGGAATACGAGCTCGGCTACGACTCGCGAGGCGATCTCGTGTTCATCGCCGAGCCGGGCGACAAAACGACAGAGTTCCGGATTGGCCCGACCCGCCTGATCGAGGCGATGCGCGATCCGTCTGGCGCGGTGACGCGCTACCGTCACGTCGCGGGCGCTCTTGTCGAGTGCGTGCGCGCGGATGGAACCCGCTACGCGTTCGGTCATGATGCCCTGCACCGCCTCGTGTGGATCGAAAACCCGGCCGGCGAGCGCTACCAGCGCGCCTATGACGCCGCGGGGAACATCGTCCGCGAGACATCGTTCGCGGGCGTGACGACGGAGTACGCTTACGACGGCTCGCGCCAGCTCGTGTCCGTCACCCGTGCAGACGGGGCGTGGATCCACCTGCTCCGCGACGCGGAGGGGCGAATCGTGGCACGGGAGCACTCGACCGGGCTCGTCGAGCGGTTCACCTACGGCGCGGGCGGCGCGCTGACAGCGGCCGAGAGCCACGGCGTTCGCGTGCAGTTCGAGCGCGACGAGGACGGGCGCATCCTACGCGAGATCCAGGAGGCGGGCGGGTGGCGGTTCGAGATCGGCACGGAGTACGACAGCAACGGGGGCGTCCTCGGGAAATCGTACTCGACCGGCTGGAGCGTCTCGTTCATCCGGCGCCCGGGAGACGGCGTACCCCTCGCCCTGCGTGCCGTCGCGACGACCCCGGAAGAGCTGCGCTTCGAGTACGACGATCGCGGGGTGGAGACGCTCCGCCGGCGCGCCATCGGCCCAGGCGCCATCGCGACGGAGAGCGATGCGTATGGGCTCCCGACGCGCGTCTCCGTGTTGGGCGAGGACGAAGCAATGCTGCGCGAGCGACGGTACGAGTGGGCCGTGGGTGGGCCGCTGCGGCGAGTCGTCGACACCCACGCCGGGCAGCGGCGGTACGAGCTCGATCCGCTCGGACGACCGCTCGCGGCGGAGGGGCTCGGAGCTGCGGAGCATTTCCACTACGCCCCTCACGGTACGCCGGTGCCCCGCGCACAGCCGTGGGCGATCGGCCGCGGCGGGCGCCCGACGAGCGCCGGTGACGTGCGCGTCGCGTGGGATGCGCTCGGACGTCTCGCCGCGCAGAATACCCCCGATCCGCTGCGGAGCTGGGCGTATACCTATGACGAGAACGATCGCCTGATCGAGGCGCGGCGCGGCGACGGCCGGAGCGTGCGGTACCTCTACGACCCGTTCGGGCGGCGCCTCGCGGAGACGTATGACGACGGCGAGAGCACCTGGTTCGGGTGGGACGTCGACAGCCCCGTCGAGGAACGCAGCACGAAAGGAGGCGTGGTACGCCGCGTCTTCCGCGACGACGGGTACGTGCCGCTGCTCGAGGCGGAGGACGGACGCGCATTCCGGATGATCGCCACCGACGCGGCGGGCACGCCGTGGCTGTACGTGGATCCGAGCCACGACTGCGACGAGATCGATCTCTCGGCGTGGGGCACGGTCGCTCGCCGGAGCGGCCAGCCGGGCGGTCTGCGGTTCGCCGGGCAACGCGAGGACGCGTTCACCGGGCTGCACTACAACCATCACCGGCACTACGCCCCCGCGCTGCACGTCTTCCTCACGCCAGATCCGCTGGGGATCGACGTAACGCTGAACGACGTGGGCTTCGTGCCCAATGTGACGCTGTACGTCGATCCTCTCGGGCTCACGACCATCGTGGTGGGCGCTCCGCACGACCCCACGATCAAGAGCCACGCGAAGCTCCTCAGGAAGCAGTACCCGGGCGCGAAGGTGATCTCCTCGGATCAGCTGGGAAAGCCTCCGAGCTTGTGGCAGAAGCTCCGGGGCAAGAACAACAAGATCGATCCCAATGAAAACCATGTCGTCGTGACGACGCACGGCGCGCCCGGGAGCGCACAGTGGGGCAATGGCAGCGCGAGCGGCGAGCAGATCGGTGATATGCTGAAGAACGCCGGGTTCCAGGGCGGCCCGGGCGCGGTGGTGGACGTCTCCGCCTGCAACGCGGCGACGCCCGCGGCGGGCCAGAAGAGCATCGCCCACGGGATCGCTTCGTCCACGGGCGCCAACGCGAACGGC
The DNA window shown above is from Sorangium aterium and carries:
- a CDS encoding HNH endonuclease, which translates into the protein MEIDHIIPESLGGPTARENLWLACSMCNDHKGNRIAAPDPHTGKSCVSSTHDNRSGWFISAGTRRDL
- a CDS encoding YdeI/OmpD-associated family protein codes for the protein MAPIIPNPDKIKSFPTEAAFEAWLAANHARETELWLKIHKKDSGVPTVTYAQALDVALCWGWIDGIRKSFDEISFLQRYTPRKARSVWSQINRDHIARLTTAGRMTPHGQRHVDAAKADGRWEAAYAPIRSATEDTLPADLRAAIEANPRARKTFQTLGRQNLFALAFRMNNVKTPAGRAKKIETLVAMLARGETIVPEGRR
- a CDS encoding VOC family protein — encoded protein: MSVQRVAYLVLRCADLERSRRFYEGLGLRLSPEQHGSGAKHYSCDVGGMILELYPLSDRPTSGLRLGLVVSDLARVLESLRASGAVVGAVRAVGSEGSSPVTVIDPDGHWIALEQER
- a CDS encoding penicillin-binding transpeptidase domain-containing protein; the encoded protein is MRSRLFLALAAAIAVGIAPATASPAPPGVRKLHVEAGAVHATVGASGKQVRLTLDPELQRAAERLLARSGAPEGAIVASDVRTGRILVWASRGDRDYVATPLAPSASLFKIVTAAALLEGRKVNIATPVCYTGGMSAITAADLEGRGATCTVFGEALGRSINGVFARLAGRHLTADDLRNKARDLGFDGEVPIDIPVAPSTANIPAGGLGFARAAAGFWSGRLSPLGALFAMQTIANDGERVRLSLLAPPGAQDREDADAVTPRSTDGRGLRTDVARTLRSMLEITTRRGTCAKAFRKPDGTRALGTMPVAAKTGTLVGGSPSRMFSWFASFAPSDRPEIAVSVMLANDIAWRTKANLVGRELLEIYFGRRRPGPVARRR
- a CDS encoding PAAR-like domain-containing protein yields the protein MDTITEKSGHQMTGTAVSVCLTPAAPSPLPIPYPTMGTVAEGIIDPCMRTKIEGAKILTVGGCMKACHGNEPGTLKEVVSLNTGGPCFPWLGAPNVIIELGMAGITGSMGQMNKSITVGAGANASGAGGGGGGGGGGGGGAGGPGGGSPQGGGNGGGGGGGGNSGAAPPSPPAPPGAEGQASGGHPVDVVTGTMFTHPTIDFSMPGFLSAQMTRRYRSSAVRHKVGLGWGWSHGFSWQATRAGDRVVLVDPDFREVPLALRGEDEVVALAFGVQVRFVGDDIVVALNDGYFRVLRRAAGSPVYRLAALRDETGNAIECVWEAGELVALLDSAGRRATLRRDGSYRSWIQSVDGEDGKTHERRLVTYEIDARGDLVRVIDAGGVETSYAYDEHHYLVSESLPDGTVYRFLYADHAGQRRCVETWGELQGGDILGSLGARSAGSPVQARGLFHARFDYGPGPFETRMIDAAGGAHRYRGNALGLVEEYVDPRGYSWTYRYDQAGRLISTSDGGGRLERRSFDLHGRMLGLTRPDGARWAWKRDDEQSKVVSVDAAGKREIETTCGTRTVEHQDARGRITRFAYDAHGLLRDIAYPDGTVETRSYDAHGNISEHTFEDGSRARYTFDLFGRPVWIRTPHGAEYELGYDSRGDLVFIAEPGDKTTEFRIGPTRLIEAMRDPSGAVTRYRHVAGALVECVRADGTRYAFGHDALHRLVWIENPAGERYQRAYDAAGNIVRETSFAGVTTEYAYDGSRQLVSVTRADGAWIHLLRDAEGRIVAREHSTGLVERFTYGAGGALTAAESHGVRVQFERDEDGRILREIQEAGGWRFEIGTEYDSNGGVLGKSYSTGWSVSFIRRPGDGVPLALRAVATTPEELRFEYDDRGVETLRRRAIGPGAIATESDAYGLPTRVSVLGEDEAMLRERRYEWAVGGPLRRVVDTHAGQRRYELDPLGRPLAAEGLGAAEHFHYAPHGTPVPRAQPWAIGRGGRPTSAGDVRVAWDALGRLAAQNTPDPLRSWAYTYDENDRLIEARRGDGRSVRYLYDPFGRRLAETYDDGESTWFGWDVDSPVEERSTKGGVVRRVFRDDGYVPLLEAEDGRAFRMIATDAAGTPWLYVDPSHDCDEIDLSAWGTVARRSGQPGGLRFAGQREDAFTGLHYNHHRHYAPALHVFLTPDPLGIDVTLNDVGFVPNVTLYVDPLGLTTIVVGAPHDPTIKSHAKLLRKQYPGAKVISSDQLGKPPSLWQKLRGKNNKIDPNENHVVVTTHGAPGSAQWGNGSASGEQIGDMLKNAGFQGGPGAVVDVSACNAATPAAGQKSIAHGIASSTGANANGAMRDPSVDPNQVHNYQGKKPSWKFWGKPPQYPYRPGEMCPTPQGPFVHQGYYVGVTPSGSVSGVPFKP